In Treponema vincentii, a single window of DNA contains:
- a CDS encoding BrnA antitoxin family protein, whose translation MKTMTLDEVKNLPPLTEERLNEIKNFQNTDFSDCPKQTKEELKQFRPYYELHTTLQKHKNHTVQVSIDSDIIEALQIETQEYQPRINAILRKAVFG comes from the coding sequence ATGAAAACTATGACGCTCGATGAAGTTAAAAATCTTCCGCCGCTTACGGAAGAACGGCTAAACGAAATCAAAAATTTTCAAAATACTGATTTTTCGGACTGCCCAAAGCAGACAAAAGAGGAGCTTAAACAATTCCGCCCTTATTATGAGCTTCATACAACATTACAAAAACATAAAAACCACACCGTACAGGTTAGTATTGATAGTGACATAATAGAAGCGTTACAGATTGAAACTCAAGAGTACCAACCACGCATAAATGCTATCTTACGGAAAGCTGTTTTTGGATAA
- a CDS encoding PD-(D/E)XK nuclease family protein, producing the protein MLTFDAEKLDGYTPYMIEGELQYRSGDILYHGLVDRIAYQEAEGRAVIIDYKTGKVPSATDYTSEAMRDFQMPMYIFLAENRLKQEVLHAFFLGITKEDKKYIVNDKEVIPQGSARSSKTREEFEPSIQAFLQIAQAYAQQVGMEDFRKPAAVQWQDCMGCPFHTICRTTFTVEE; encoded by the coding sequence GTGCTTACGTTCGACGCGGAAAAACTGGACGGTTATACGCCGTATATGATAGAAGGCGAGCTGCAGTACCGGAGCGGAGACATCCTCTATCACGGACTCGTAGACCGCATCGCCTATCAGGAAGCTGAAGGCCGCGCCGTTATCATTGATTATAAAACCGGCAAGGTTCCGTCCGCTACAGACTATACCTCGGAAGCTATGCGAGATTTCCAAATGCCGATGTACATCTTCCTTGCAGAAAATAGACTGAAACAGGAAGTACTTCATGCTTTTTTCCTCGGTATCACCAAGGAAGATAAAAAATACATCGTCAACGATAAAGAGGTGATACCTCAGGGAAGTGCCCGTTCTTCTAAAACGAGGGAAGAATTTGAACCGTCGATTCAGGCTTTTTTACAAATTGCTCAAGCGTACGCGCAGCAGGTCGGTATGGAAGACTTTAGAAAACCGGCAGCCGTACAATGGCAAGATTGTATGGGATGCCCCTTTCACACTATTTGCAGAACAACCTTTACCGTTGAGGAATAA
- a CDS encoding PD-(D/E)XK nuclease family protein, with the protein MRIISGCSTIEDCIRRYGTDARTCFVFPSRIAARLWMHRALALTGLAAVPAELFIAWDTFKAECCIAQAENKNPASQIIRLLFAHHIAADNAAAAKPFLQTIIPADYAADGAIFAQWIAGILPQLDHWEKRAAQHKAGKDAEFSDLRILKKAYTEFLDAHRLFEPSWAGAEFIPHAQQYILLYPELMEDFDEYRSLLEERPELSMLPAPAFKAETTPLIQFGTMREEIRSTALAVEQILTTGVPADDIALSIAGIEDTVPYLKREFALRNIPAEFRLGFKLGEQQAGQLFPLLEQCVQEHYSFESLKPLLLNPHIPWKHPAQIQALINFGIKNNCLVSWKDEGHYKNVWKEAFKLPIPYNPHSSAEEEQAEKEQAKEWLLPFMKAAERFVQAQSFSEMRRQYILFRAQYLNPDGFSAEDNAVIGRCITLMQELVQLEEDFADCLPAQPYRFFTAQLSREIYVPQNTGRAVSIFPFRVAAATPFAHHFVLNCNQKASRVIYQKLPFLRKDKREELGVVEKDATQAFFAVYATYGAVRFSVSEQTFSGFTVSNGIFTAFAPRPDLNNSDSLLQEYRFFKREEPAPEALYSVQKAGFEQFAGIKQARGFSFLTEPFNGSLPVLSEKLKAGHYTDGAFRISQSGLHLFSDCPAQWFLSSALSIDEEDTDAELFNPRYIGIICHRILERLYQRIRENDRVFISAHLADYRTWAESIFNETVHSQTDFRGPLAAPFIESIKKRSLKKR; encoded by the coding sequence ATGCGCATCATATCCGGCTGTTCCACTATAGAAGATTGTATCCGCCGCTACGGTACGGACGCCCGCACGTGTTTTGTGTTTCCGTCACGGATTGCAGCTCGGCTTTGGATGCACCGTGCGCTTGCGTTGACCGGCCTTGCAGCAGTTCCTGCCGAACTGTTTATCGCATGGGATACCTTTAAGGCGGAGTGCTGTATCGCTCAAGCGGAAAATAAAAACCCGGCGTCTCAGATTATCCGCTTGCTCTTTGCGCATCATATTGCAGCCGACAATGCTGCGGCGGCAAAACCCTTTCTACAGACCATCATCCCGGCGGACTACGCAGCCGACGGCGCTATATTTGCGCAATGGATTGCCGGTATTTTGCCGCAGTTGGATCACTGGGAAAAACGCGCGGCGCAGCATAAAGCCGGTAAAGATGCCGAGTTCTCCGATTTACGGATTTTGAAAAAAGCATATACGGAATTTTTGGATGCGCACCGGCTCTTTGAACCTTCTTGGGCAGGGGCGGAATTTATTCCTCATGCACAACAGTACATTTTACTGTATCCCGAATTAATGGAAGATTTTGACGAGTATCGCAGTCTATTGGAAGAACGGCCGGAACTGTCGATGCTCCCCGCCCCTGCCTTTAAAGCCGAAACAACGCCGCTTATCCAATTCGGCACCATGCGGGAAGAAATCCGGTCAACCGCGCTCGCAGTTGAGCAGATTTTGACAACCGGAGTTCCCGCCGATGATATTGCGCTCAGCATTGCCGGTATTGAAGATACCGTACCGTATCTCAAGCGGGAGTTTGCATTGCGGAATATCCCTGCGGAATTTCGGCTCGGATTTAAACTCGGCGAACAGCAGGCAGGGCAGCTCTTTCCGCTGCTTGAACAGTGCGTACAGGAACATTACTCGTTTGAAAGCCTTAAACCGCTGCTGCTCAATCCTCATATTCCGTGGAAGCATCCCGCGCAGATACAGGCGCTCATCAATTTCGGCATAAAAAACAACTGTCTCGTTTCGTGGAAGGATGAAGGACACTATAAAAACGTCTGGAAGGAGGCGTTTAAACTCCCTATTCCGTATAATCCTCATAGCAGTGCTGAGGAGGAGCAAGCAGAAAAAGAGCAGGCAAAGGAATGGCTCCTCCCTTTTATGAAAGCTGCGGAGCGGTTCGTGCAGGCTCAAAGCTTTTCCGAAATGAGGCGGCAGTACATCCTCTTTCGAGCGCAGTATCTGAATCCCGACGGCTTTTCAGCCGAAGACAATGCCGTCATCGGCCGTTGTATCACACTGATGCAGGAATTGGTACAGCTTGAAGAGGATTTTGCCGACTGTCTGCCTGCACAACCCTATCGCTTTTTTACCGCTCAACTTTCCCGCGAAATCTATGTACCGCAAAATACCGGAAGAGCGGTCAGTATCTTTCCGTTTAGAGTCGCGGCTGCAACGCCCTTTGCGCATCACTTTGTCCTCAACTGCAATCAAAAAGCAAGCAGGGTGATCTATCAAAAACTTCCCTTCTTACGGAAAGACAAACGGGAAGAACTCGGCGTTGTCGAAAAAGATGCAACGCAGGCCTTTTTTGCGGTGTATGCAACATACGGCGCCGTGCGCTTTTCCGTTTCCGAACAAACCTTTTCGGGCTTTACCGTCAGCAATGGCATTTTTACCGCCTTTGCTCCCCGCCCCGACCTGAATAACAGCGACTCTCTTTTGCAGGAATATCGCTTCTTTAAACGGGAAGAACCTGCGCCGGAAGCGCTGTATTCCGTACAAAAAGCAGGATTTGAACAATTCGCCGGTATTAAACAAGCGCGCGGCTTTTCCTTTTTAACCGAACCTTTTAACGGCAGTCTGCCGGTACTTTCGGAAAAGCTCAAGGCCGGACATTATACGGACGGGGCATTCCGCATCAGTCAAAGCGGCTTACATCTTTTTTCCGACTGTCCGGCTCAATGGTTTTTGTCGTCGGCGCTTTCCATCGACGAAGAAGACACTGATGCGGAACTTTTCAATCCGCGCTATATCGGTATCATTTGCCACCGTATTTTGGAGCGGCTCTATCAGCGTATACGGGAAAACGATAGGGTGTTTATCTCTGCGCATCTCGCCGATTATAGGACGTGGGCTGAATCGATATTTAATGAGACCGTTCACAGCCAAACCGATTTCCGAGGGCCGCTTGCCGCGCCTTTTATCGAATCGATTAAAAAGCGCAGTTTAAAAAAGCGTTGA
- a CDS encoding BrnT family toxin: protein MTFEWDENKNKLNKRKHGISFEEAVSVFLDEKRIEKYDFKNSTLEEERIDTIGRTNNMIILFVVYTDRNDNIRLISARKAEVDEEAEYYENYDAR, encoded by the coding sequence ATGACATTTGAATGGGACGAAAACAAAAATAAACTCAACAAACGTAAACATGGAATATCTTTTGAAGAAGCGGTGTCCGTTTTTCTTGATGAAAAGCGTATTGAAAAATATGATTTTAAAAATTCGACTTTAGAAGAAGAAAGAATTGATACTATAGGTCGGACTAATAATATGATTATCCTATTTGTTGTATATACAGACCGTAATGATAACATACGGCTTATCTCTGCACGAAAAGCCGAAGTTGATGAGGAGGCAGAATATTATGAAAACTATGACGCTCGATGA
- a CDS encoding YfcC family protein, producing MIQFKNKLLNIKMPHTYVILGIILLSVIALAYIIPSGEFDRVLDESSGKMIIIPDSFHYAEGIKPHFFDIFLTLQKGYVSAAGIMFLMIFAYGYVYLLIDNGTLNSVINILIKALGKKTYLIIPVSMLIFGVLGSTMGIYEEVYGMVPVFIGIVTALGYDAVVGGAIVFVGVATGFAAATTNPFSVGIAQSIAGISMYSGIEYRILIFIVFEVTVILYLLQYARRVKKDPKKSILYGEERTLIFPFKQKEAVITVRQKICLMLFVFTIAMLLYGTTKLGWYINEIAAMYLMMMIITGITSGYSTDKICKTFIKSTQSMVGSMMVVGFTRGIVLVMQNAKISDTIVYYLSSILYGRTKYISAIGMLFIQNIINFFITGSSSQAAITMPIMTPVADIIHLSRQTAVLVYQFGDGFSNMFWPTACAVECGLMGIPINKWYKFMAPLFLIMVVLQIIFAALSVLVYV from the coding sequence ATGATACAGTTTAAGAATAAGCTTCTTAATATTAAAATGCCTCATACTTATGTGATATTAGGTATTATTTTGTTATCGGTTATAGCACTTGCATATATTATTCCGTCTGGAGAATTTGATAGAGTACTGGATGAAAGTTCGGGGAAAATGATAATTATTCCCGATAGCTTTCATTATGCAGAGGGTATAAAGCCTCATTTCTTTGATATTTTTTTGACGCTTCAAAAAGGGTATGTCAGTGCAGCCGGAATAATGTTTTTAATGATTTTTGCTTATGGTTATGTATATCTGTTGATTGATAACGGAACATTAAACAGTGTGATAAATATTCTTATAAAAGCGTTGGGTAAAAAAACATATTTGATTATTCCGGTCAGTATGCTCATCTTTGGTGTCCTTGGTTCAACGATGGGAATTTATGAAGAAGTATACGGTATGGTGCCTGTCTTTATAGGGATTGTTACTGCCTTAGGATATGATGCCGTAGTAGGAGGCGCTATAGTGTTTGTCGGAGTTGCTACCGGATTTGCTGCAGCTACGACAAATCCGTTTTCAGTAGGTATTGCGCAAAGTATTGCCGGCATCAGTATGTATTCCGGGATTGAATATCGAATTTTAATTTTTATTGTATTTGAAGTAACGGTTATTTTATATCTACTGCAGTACGCAAGAAGAGTAAAAAAAGATCCTAAAAAGTCTATTTTATACGGCGAAGAACGGACGCTTATTTTCCCTTTTAAACAGAAAGAAGCTGTTATAACAGTAAGACAAAAAATTTGTTTGATGTTGTTTGTTTTTACAATCGCTATGTTGCTTTATGGGACAACCAAACTGGGATGGTATATTAATGAAATTGCGGCGATGTACCTTATGATGATGATTATAACCGGAATAACTTCAGGATATTCGACGGATAAAATATGTAAAACTTTTATTAAATCGACTCAAAGTATGGTAGGCTCTATGATGGTTGTAGGATTTACCAGAGGTATTGTATTGGTAATGCAAAATGCAAAAATATCCGACACAATTGTTTACTATTTATCGAGTATTTTATACGGACGAACAAAATATATATCCGCCATTGGGATGCTCTTTATTCAGAATATAATAAATTTTTTTATTACCGGTTCTTCAAGTCAAGCTGCAATTACAATGCCTATTATGACTCCCGTCGCCGATATTATACATTTAAGCCGTCAGACAGCCGTATTGGTTTATCAATTTGGAGACGGTTTCTCAAATATGTTTTGGCCTACAGCATGTGCCGTTGAATGCGGTCTTATGGGGATACCAATAAATAAGTGGTATAAATTTATGGCGCCTTTATTTTTGATTATGGTAGTATTGCAGATTATCTTTGCCGCTCTATCGGTTTTGGTGTACGTTTAA
- a CDS encoding DUF2715 domain-containing protein encodes MRKFYFVLLLCFFSAIPCFSQETALQSNDTAEVEHREHDTSSGQPNNTAPLQKKHAGFDEYLFAPAAGMGIGFELSTSKNTLELPFVLGPSIKFDMQFSLRSGFSFLLLNEVFFPLAYTATNKDSAQAGYIPVWHGGVLFGYTHGVKTDLEITAAGGLGVMFILPELVTQLSISKFFTEKYGLYFTLNNKFVFLPAALADDGKMRAMSTVDAALGASFRIYPKEKSVTAQPTVKSKKQRKRVFEQYVFAPSFALSTVFLGIRPDLYIIMGPSLNLDMIFTKEKSGFSFFIHNNTAVWFTTYPKDPDEPTPKLVSLPLTLFHFMFGYTHGRGSNFEISAGIGPGFALSPAHFFRPVTLLPAVSTEIAFTTYFSKKYGLYVSALNSFIFIPFGSYRGSDGKRKTSYLFIDMLNISIGPSFRL; translated from the coding sequence ATGCGCAAATTTTATTTTGTATTACTTCTTTGTTTTTTCTCTGCGATTCCCTGCTTTTCACAAGAAACGGCACTGCAGTCCAATGATACAGCGGAAGTCGAACACCGAGAACATGATACGAGCAGCGGGCAGCCGAACAATACTGCGCCATTGCAGAAGAAACACGCCGGATTTGACGAATATCTTTTTGCGCCGGCTGCCGGCATGGGTATCGGTTTTGAGCTTTCTACATCAAAAAATACATTGGAACTTCCGTTCGTCTTAGGCCCTTCAATTAAATTCGATATGCAATTTTCCCTTAGATCCGGTTTTTCGTTTTTACTCTTAAATGAAGTATTTTTTCCGCTTGCCTACACCGCAACAAACAAGGATTCTGCACAAGCGGGTTATATTCCGGTGTGGCATGGCGGGGTATTGTTCGGATATACTCACGGAGTAAAAACCGATTTGGAAATTACGGCAGCAGGCGGTTTGGGCGTGATGTTTATCTTACCTGAACTCGTAACTCAATTGAGTATTTCAAAATTTTTTACCGAAAAATACGGACTGTATTTCACATTAAATAATAAATTTGTTTTTTTACCTGCGGCTTTAGCGGACGATGGAAAAATGCGAGCGATGAGCACGGTAGATGCCGCCTTGGGAGCTTCCTTCCGTATCTATCCGAAAGAAAAATCGGTTACAGCTCAGCCTACGGTAAAATCTAAAAAACAGCGGAAGCGGGTTTTTGAACAGTATGTATTTGCACCGTCATTTGCCTTGTCAACGGTATTTTTAGGGATACGGCCTGATTTGTATATCATTATGGGACCATCACTTAATCTTGATATGATCTTTACAAAAGAAAAATCCGGTTTCAGTTTTTTTATCCATAATAATACGGCGGTGTGGTTTACAACCTATCCCAAAGACCCTGATGAACCGACACCGAAATTGGTATCTTTGCCGCTTACTCTGTTTCATTTTATGTTCGGGTATACTCACGGTAGAGGCAGTAATTTTGAAATCTCCGCGGGTATCGGCCCGGGATTTGCGCTTTCTCCTGCTCATTTTTTCAGGCCGGTCACACTCCTGCCTGCCGTCAGCACGGAAATTGCATTCACAACATATTTTTCAAAAAAATACGGGTTATATGTTTCGGCGCTTAACTCGTTTATATTTATTCCTTTCGGTTCATACAGGGGATCTGACGGGAAAAGAAAAACAAGCTATTTATTTATCGATATGCTCAATATCAGCATTGGGCCTTCGTTCCGCTTATAA